One genomic region from Pseudoduganella lutea encodes:
- a CDS encoding nuclear transport factor 2 family protein, which translates to MRPLATTFAAAAAAVALVAAPAHAQLPDAAGFTQQVNAFVDGWHDDAAHARPAYFDKIAPNGVYIGTDKTEVWTRDQFKAWAKPYFDAKKAWAFTAQKRNVYFSSDRRYVWFDEQLSTQMGTCQASGVLRNTGKGFLVEHYQLSLAVPNALVGGFAKAIAEFEAKGK; encoded by the coding sequence ATGAGGCCACTGGCCACCACTTTCGCCGCCGCGGCAGCCGCCGTGGCGCTGGTTGCCGCCCCGGCGCACGCGCAGCTGCCGGATGCCGCCGGATTCACGCAACAGGTCAACGCCTTCGTCGACGGCTGGCACGACGATGCCGCCCATGCCCGCCCGGCATATTTCGACAAGATCGCGCCGAACGGCGTGTACATCGGCACCGACAAGACCGAGGTATGGACGCGCGACCAGTTCAAGGCATGGGCGAAACCGTATTTCGACGCGAAGAAGGCATGGGCTTTCACCGCGCAGAAGCGCAATGTGTACTTTTCCTCCGACCGGCGCTATGTGTGGTTCGATGAACAGCTGAGCACACAGATGGGCACCTGCCAGGCCAGCGGCGTGCTGCGCAACACGGGCAAGGGTTTCCTGGTCGAGCATTACCAGCTGTCGCTGGCGGTGCCGAACGCGCTGGTCGGCGGGTTCGCGAAGGCGATCGCGGAATTTGAAGCAAAAGGCAAATAA
- a CDS encoding glycosyltransferase, with protein MARILFIHQNFPGQFRHLAPALAADGHEVVALGMAEHAERLPGVRYFVHHARVPADAGQQAAQLKDLYSKVLRGESAGATLHRLKTEGFTPDIVFAHPGWGEALYVKDVFPRARLLIYAEYYYGAEGGDSHFDPEFSAPPDLASLQRLRLRNTHLLHAMAEADAGLSPTVFQADRHPAWFRDRISVIHDGIDTDRFRPDAYARVSLTGAGLTLKPGDEVVTFVSRQLEPYRGYHIFMRALPELQRLRPNARVVLVGGDSVSYGAAAPQGKTWKAIFRDEVMPRLDMSRVHFVGRLPHALLTQLMQVSAVYTYLTYPFVLSWSLMEAMSTGCLIVGSRTAPLQEVIEHGHNGLLTDFFDHGALAETIADTLARRDSLAHLRVAARQTIVDGYDLRRHCLPAQKRFVLG; from the coding sequence GTGGCACGCATCCTCTTCATCCACCAGAACTTTCCCGGCCAGTTCCGCCACCTGGCGCCCGCGCTCGCGGCCGACGGCCATGAAGTGGTGGCGCTCGGCATGGCCGAGCATGCCGAGCGCCTGCCCGGCGTGCGCTATTTCGTGCACCACGCGCGCGTGCCGGCGGACGCGGGCCAACAGGCCGCGCAACTGAAGGACCTGTACAGCAAGGTGCTGCGCGGCGAATCGGCCGGCGCAACGCTGCACCGCCTGAAAACGGAAGGCTTCACCCCGGATATCGTGTTCGCCCACCCCGGCTGGGGCGAGGCGCTGTACGTGAAGGACGTGTTCCCGCGGGCCCGGTTGCTGATCTACGCCGAATACTATTACGGCGCCGAGGGCGGCGATTCGCATTTCGATCCCGAGTTCTCCGCGCCACCCGACCTGGCAAGCCTGCAGCGGCTACGGCTGCGCAATACCCACCTGCTGCACGCGATGGCCGAGGCCGATGCCGGCCTGTCGCCGACCGTGTTCCAGGCCGACCGCCATCCGGCATGGTTCCGCGACCGCATCAGCGTGATCCACGACGGCATCGACACCGACCGCTTCCGCCCCGATGCGTACGCGCGCGTATCGCTGACCGGCGCCGGCCTCACGCTGAAGCCGGGCGACGAAGTGGTCACGTTCGTCTCGCGCCAGCTGGAACCCTACCGCGGCTACCACATCTTCATGCGTGCGCTGCCCGAACTGCAGCGCCTGCGGCCGAATGCGCGGGTGGTCCTCGTGGGCGGCGACAGTGTCAGCTATGGTGCCGCCGCGCCGCAAGGCAAGACGTGGAAGGCGATCTTCCGCGACGAGGTGATGCCGCGGCTGGACATGAGCCGCGTGCACTTCGTGGGCCGCCTGCCCCATGCGCTGCTCACGCAGCTGATGCAGGTATCGGCCGTCTACACCTACCTCACGTACCCGTTCGTGCTGTCCTGGTCGCTGATGGAAGCCATGAGCACCGGCTGCCTGATCGTGGGCTCGCGCACCGCGCCATTGCAGGAAGTGATCGAACATGGCCACAACGGCCTGCTGACGGACTTCTTCGACCATGGCGCCCTGGCGGAAACGATCGCCGATACGCTGGCGCGCCGCGACAGCCTGGCGCACCTGCGCGTGGCGGCACGGCAGACGATCGTCGATGG